In a single window of the Zea mays cultivar B73 chromosome 5, Zm-B73-REFERENCE-NAM-5.0, whole genome shotgun sequence genome:
- the LOC100192976 gene encoding phytochromeC2 produces MSSPSNNRGTCSRSSSARSKHSARVVAQTPVDAQLHADFEGSQRHFDYSSSVGAANRPSASTSTVSTYLQNMQRGRYIQPFGCLLAVHPDTFALLAYSENAPEMLDLTPHAVPTIDQRDALTIGADVRTLFRSQSSVALHKAATFGEVNLLNPILVHARTSGKPFYAILHRIDVGLVIDLEPFNPADVPVTAAGALKSYKLAAKAISRLQSLPSGNLSLLCDVLVREVSELTGYDRVMAYKFHEDEHGEVISECRRSDLEPYLGLHYPATDIPQASRFLFMKNKMRMICDFSATPVLIIQDGSLAQPVSLCGSTLRASHGCHAQYMANMGSVASLVMSVTINDDEEEDGDTDSDQQPKGRKLWGLVVCHHTSPRFVPFPLRYACEFLLQVFGIQLSKEVELAAQAKERHILRTQTLLCDMLLRDALVGIFTQSPNVMDLVKCDGAALYYQNQVLVLGSTPSESEIKSIATWLQENHDGSTGLSTDSLVEAGYPGAAALREVVCGMVAIKISSKNFIFWFRSHTTKEIKWSGAKHEPFDADDNGRKMHPRSSFKAFLEVVKWRSVPWEDVEMDAIHSLQLILRDSLQGEDANRNNIRSIVKAPSDDMKKLQGLLELRTVTNEMVRLIETATAPVLAVDIAGNINGWNKKAAELTGLPVMEAIGRPLIDLVVADSVEVVKQILDSALQGIEEQNLEIKLKTFHEQECCGPVILMINSCCSRDLSEKVIGVCFVAQDLTRQKMIMDKYTRIQGDYVAIIKNPSELIPPIFMINDLGSCLEWNKAMQKITGMKREDAINKLLIGEVFTLHDYGCRVKDHATLTKLSILMNAVISGQDPEKLLFGFFGTGGKYIESLLTVNKRTNAEGKITGALCFLHVASPELQHALEVQKMSEQAATNSFKELTYIRQELRNPLNGMQFTYNLLKPSELTEDQRQLVSSNVLCQDQLKKILHDTDLESIEQCYMETNTVEFNLEEALNTVLMQGIPLGKEKRISIERDWPVEVSHMYIYGDNIRLQQVLADYLACALQFTQPAEGHIVLQVIPKKENIGSGMQIAHLEFRIVHPAPGVPEALIQEMFQHNPGVSREGLGLYISQKLVKTMSGTLQYLREADTSSFIILIEFPVAQLSSKRSKPSPSKF; encoded by the exons ATGTCGTCGCCGTCGAACAACCGTGGGACGTGCTCCCGGAGCAGCTCTGCGCGGTCCAAGCACAGCGCGCGGGTGGTGGCGCAGACGCCCGTGGACGCGCAGCTGCACGCCGATTTCGAGGGCTCCCAGCGCCACTTCGACTACTCATCCTCGGTGGGCGCCGCCAACCGCCCGTCGGCCAGCACGAGCACCGTCTCCACCTACCTCCAGAACATGCAGCGGGGCCGCTACATCCAGCCCTTCGGCTGCCTGCTCGCCGTCCACCCGGACACCTTCGCGCTGCTCGCCTACAGCGAGAACGCGCCGGAGATGCTCGACCTCACGCCACACGCGGTCCCAACCATCGACCAGCGGGACGCGCTCACCATCGGCGCCGACGTGCGCACGCTCTTCCGCTCGCAGAGCTCCGTCGCGCTTCACAAGGCCGCCACCTTCGGGGAGGTCAACCTGCTCAACCCCATCCTCGTGCACGCCAGGACGTCGGGGAAGCCCTTCTACGCCATATTGCACCGGATCGACGTCGGCCTTGTCATCGACCTTGAGCCGTTCAACCCAGCAGACGTGCCAGTCACGGCCGCGGGCGCGCTTAAGTCGTACAAGCTCGCCGCCAAGGCCATCTCCAGGCTGCAGTCGCTGCCCAGCGGGAACCTGTCGTTGCTGTGCGATGTGCTTGTCCGTGAGGTGAGCGAGCTCACGGGCTATGACCGGGTCATGGCGTACAAGTTCCATGAGGATGAGCACGGTGAGGTCATTTCTGAGTGCAGGAGGTCCGATCTGGAGCCGTATCTTGGCCTGCACTACCCAGCCACCGACATCCCGCAGGCGTCCAGGTTTCTGTTTATGAAGAACAAAATGCGGATGATATGTGATTTCTCTGCCACTCCAGTGCTGATCATTCAGGATGGCAGCCTTGCACAGCCCGTCAGCCTCTGTGGTTCTACCCTCAGGGCTTCCCATGGTTGCCATGCACAGTACATGGCAAACATGGGTTCTGTTGCATCGCTTGTGATGTCAGTCACTATAAACGACGATGAGGAGGAAGATGGGGATACCGACAGTGACCAACAACCGAAAGGCAGGAAGCTGTGGGGGCTGGTCGTCTGCCATCATACAAGCCCGAGGTTTGTCCCTTTCCCGCTAAGGTACGCTTGCGAGTTTCTCTTGCAAGTATTTGGCATACAGCTCAGCAAGGAGGTGGAACTGGCTGCTCAGGCAAAGGAGAGGCACATCCTCAGAACGCAAACCCTTCTTTGTGATATGCTCCTGCGGGATGCTCTTGTTGGGATATTTACCCAGTCACCTAATGTGATGGATCTAGTAAAGTGCGATGGAGCTGCATTGTATTATCAGAACCAGGTTTTGGTGCTCGGATCAACACCGTCCGAGTCAGAGATTAAGAGCATTGCCACATGGCTGCAGGAGAACCATGATGGTTCAACTGGGCTGAGTACTGACAGCTTAGTGGAAGCGGGTTATCCTGGTGCTGCTGCACTCCGTGAAGTCGTGTGTGGCATGGTGGCCATTAAGATCTCTTCCAAAAATTTTATCTTCTGGTTCCGATCACACACAACAAAGGAGATCAAGTGGAGTGGGGCTAAGCATGAACCGTTTGACGCAGATGACAATGGCAGGAAGATGCATCCACGATCTTCATTCAAGGCCTTCTTGGAGGTGGTTAAATGGAGAAGTGTTCCCTGGGAGGATGTTGAAATGGATGCTATCCATTCTTTGCAGTTAATATTACGTGACTCCCTGCAAGGTGAAGATGCCAAcagaaacaacatcaggtccattGTAAAAGCTCCATCTGATGATATGAAGAAGTTACAGGGGCTACTTGAACTAAGAACAGTTACAAACGAGATGGTCCGCTTAATTGAGACAGCAACTGCCCCTGTCTTGGCTGTTGACATTGCCGGTAACATAAATGGATGGAACAAAAAAGCTGCAGAACTAACAGGGTTACCTGTAATGGAAGCCATAGGGAGGCCTCTGATAGATCTTGTTGTTGCTGATTCTGTTGAAGTGGTTAAGCAGATTTTGGACTCAGCTTTACAAG GAATTGAAGAGCAAAATCTGGAAATCAAGCTTAAAACATTCCATGAACAGGAGTGTTGTGGTCCAGTTATCTTGATGATTAACTCCTGCTGTAGTCGGGATCTTTCAGAGAAAGTCATTGGAGTTTGCTTTGTAGCACAAGATTTGACCAGGCAGAAGATGATTATGGATAAGTATACTAGGATACAAGGAGACTATGTTGCCATAATAAAGAACCCCAGTGAGCTCATCCCTCCCATATTTATGATCAATGATCTTGGTTCCTGCTTAGAGTGGAATAAAGCTATGCAGAAGATTACTGGTATGAAGAGGGAAGACGCGATAAATAAGTTGTTAATTGGGGAGGTCTTCACGCTCCATGATTATGGCTGTAGGGTGAAAGATCATGCTACTCTAACGAAACTTAGCATACTGATGAATGCAGTGATTTCTGGTCAGGATCCAGAGAAGCTCCTGTTTGGTTTCTTCGGCACAGGTGGGAAGTATATTGAATCCTTGCTGACAGTGAACAAGAGAACAAATGCTGAGGGTAAAATCACTGGCGCTCTTTGCTTTCTGCATGTGGCTAGCCCAGAGCTTCAGCATGCTCTTGAGGTCCAGAAAATGTCTGAACAAGCTGCTACAAACAGCTTTAAAGAATTAACTTACATTCGTCAAGAATTAAGGAACCCACTCAATGGCATGCAATTTACTTATAACTTATTGAAGCCTTCCGAATTGACAGAGGATCAGCGGCAACTTGTTTCATCTAATGTTCTGTGTCAGGACCAGCTGAAAAAGATTTTACATGACACTGATCTTGAAAGCATTGAACAGTG CTATATGGAGACGAACACAGTAGAGTTCAACCTTGAGGAAGCTCTGAATACGGTCCTGATGCAAGGCATTCCTTTGGGCAAGGAAAAACGTATTTCTATTGAACGTGATTGGCCTGTGGAAGTGTCACACATGTACATTTACGGGGACAATATAAGGCTTCAGCAGGTCCTAGCAGATTATCTGGCTTGCGCCCTTCAATTCACACAACCAGCTGAAGGACATATCGTGCTCCAGGTCATTCCCAAGAAGGAAAACATTGGGTCTGGCATGCAGATTGCTCATTTGGAATTCAG
- the LOC100501522 gene encoding protein PYRICULARIA ORYZAE RESISTANCE 21-like isoform X1: protein MPTIIVSVDLECSRCRAKIEKVLNRIQEKGEFCIDDIDLDEKSNKVKVTGPFDPDKLADKLCCKACKIIKQIEIVEPPPPPPEKPKKEEPAPPPPKKKEEPAPPPPAKVEPPPKEKPPPPAPKEEPKPAPAPAPPPKVVEVPYPWPYPCPYPYPAWPSDCCCHHGHGGCHCCSCGKAPEAPAPPPMPQYVPQPYPCGGGGGYRIVCDEDPSYACAIM, encoded by the exons ATGCCGACCATCATCGTCTCGGTGGACCTGGAATGCAGCCGCTGCCGTGCCAAGATCGAGAAGGTGCTCAACAGGATCCAAG AGAAGGGTGAGTTCTGCATCGACGACATCGACTTGGACGAGAAGAGCAACAAGGTGAAGGTGACGGGGCCCTTCGACCCGGACAAGCTCGCCGACAAGCTGTGCTGCAAGGCGTGCAAGATCATCAAGCAGATCGAGATCgtggagccgccgccgccgccgccggagaaGCCCAAGAAGGAGGAACCCGCCCCGCCGCCGCCGAAGAAGAAGGAGGAGCCGGCCCCGCCGCCGCCGGCGAAGGTCGAGCCGCCACCGAAGGAGAAGCCCCCGCCACCAGCACCGAAGGAGGAGCCAAAGCCCGccccggcgccggcgccgccgccCAAGGTGGTGGAGGTCCCCTACCCGTGGCCGTACCCGTGCCCGTACCCGTACCCGGCGTGGCCGTCCGACTGCTGCTGCCACCACGGGCACGGCGGCTGCCACTGCTGCTCCTGCGGCAAGGCCCCCGAGGCCCCGGCGCCGCCCCCGATGCCGCAGTACGTGCCCCAGCCGTAcccctgcggcggcggcggcggctaccgGATCGTCTGCGATGAGGACCCCTCCTACGCCTGCGCCATCATGTGA